The following are encoded in a window of Microbacterium sp. LWO13-1.2 genomic DNA:
- a CDS encoding polyprenyl synthetase family protein encodes MTSSPAAPGSRLASRLGFSDRVFIGRAARRVAHTIETGLELVETGLAEDLRVADSLADAASRYLYEAGGKRIRPVLTLLAAQLGDGNTDAVIDIAKALEMTHLGSLYHDDVMDGADRRRGVPAAHAVWGNSVAILTGDILFSRASQLMARHGDRAIRLQADTFERLVLGQMHETIGAQPDDDPIAFYIQVLADKTGSLIAAATQAGVIFSNAPSEFEEPMRVYGEKIGVAFQLLDDVIDLSAKPEDTGKVPGTDLRAGVPTMPYLLLKAESDAAAGALATRIDEGVALIADGADAAILDGPLAELRDHAVTQKTLELAHTWTRDAVAALEPLPQGPVRDALTRFAETLAERSS; translated from the coding sequence GTGACTTCGAGCCCCGCCGCCCCGGGTTCGCGCCTGGCGAGCCGACTCGGCTTCAGCGACCGCGTGTTCATCGGTCGTGCCGCCCGCCGCGTGGCCCACACGATCGAGACCGGCCTCGAACTGGTCGAGACGGGTCTCGCTGAAGACCTCCGCGTCGCGGACTCCCTGGCGGATGCCGCCAGCCGCTATCTCTACGAGGCGGGTGGCAAGCGCATCCGCCCCGTGCTCACGCTGCTGGCCGCGCAGCTCGGCGACGGCAACACCGACGCCGTGATCGACATCGCCAAGGCGCTGGAGATGACGCACCTCGGCTCGCTCTATCACGACGACGTCATGGACGGCGCGGATCGTCGTCGCGGCGTACCGGCGGCGCACGCCGTATGGGGCAACAGCGTCGCCATCCTCACGGGTGACATCCTCTTCTCCCGCGCCAGCCAGCTCATGGCCAGGCACGGCGATCGCGCGATCCGGCTGCAGGCCGACACCTTCGAACGTCTGGTGCTCGGTCAGATGCACGAGACCATCGGCGCGCAGCCCGATGACGATCCGATCGCCTTCTACATCCAGGTGCTCGCGGACAAGACCGGTTCGCTGATCGCCGCCGCGACGCAGGCCGGCGTGATCTTCTCGAACGCGCCGTCCGAGTTCGAAGAGCCGATGCGCGTCTACGGCGAGAAGATCGGCGTCGCCTTCCAGCTTCTCGACGATGTGATCGACCTGTCCGCGAAGCCCGAGGACACCGGCAAGGTCCCAGGCACCGACCTGCGCGCAGGTGTGCCGACCATGCCGTATCTGCTGTTGAAGGCCGAGTCGGATGCCGCTGCCGGTGCTCTCGCCACGCGCATCGACGAGGGCGTCGCCCTGATCGCCGACGGCGCGGATGCCGCGATTCTCGACGGCCCGCTGGCGGAACTGCGCGATCATGCGGTGACGCAGAAGACGCTCGAGCTCGCCCACACCTGGACCAGGGATGCGGTCGCGGCCCTCGAACCGCTGCCTCAGGGCCCGGTGCGCGATGCGCTCACCCGATTCGCCGAAACTCTCGCAGAGCGCTCGAGCTGA
- a CDS encoding FAD-dependent oxidoreductase: MTKLRLAIVGAGPAGIYAADILLKAERKFDVSIDLFEQLPAPYGLVRYGVAPDHPRIKGIINALRDVLDRGDIRIFGNVRFGTDIDLEDLKKHYNAVIFATGAIRDTSMDIPGVDAVASYGAADYVSWFDGHPDVPREWPLDAESVAVIGNGNVALDVARMLAKHAEDLLVTEVPANVYEGLKASRVTDVHVFGRRGPAQVKFTPLELRELGELRDVDMVVYDEDFDYDEASKDAVASNKQVMVIDRVLQSWRKRDSVNNAGGTASRRLHLHFWARPVEIRTDEDGRVAALVYERTQPDDEGAAVGTGEMREVPIQALYRAIGYFGSPLPGVPFDKKHGVIPNREGQVLAKDSNQRVPGIYATGWIKRGPVGLIGHTKSDAMETVRHIINDQGSWWHPEEPSEAAIPALLAERGVQWTDLQGWHRLDEHEVALGAPEERARVKVVPRDEMVRISRGE; encoded by the coding sequence ATGACCAAGCTCAGGCTGGCCATCGTCGGGGCGGGACCGGCAGGCATCTATGCCGCCGACATCCTGCTCAAGGCCGAGCGCAAGTTCGACGTCTCCATCGATCTCTTCGAGCAGCTTCCGGCGCCGTACGGCCTGGTGCGCTACGGCGTCGCCCCCGATCACCCCCGGATCAAGGGCATCATCAACGCCCTTCGCGACGTGCTCGACCGTGGCGACATCCGGATCTTCGGCAACGTCCGCTTCGGTACGGACATCGACCTGGAAGACCTCAAGAAGCACTACAACGCCGTCATCTTCGCGACCGGCGCGATCCGGGACACGTCGATGGACATCCCCGGAGTAGACGCGGTCGCCTCCTACGGCGCCGCGGACTACGTCAGCTGGTTCGACGGCCACCCCGATGTGCCGCGCGAGTGGCCGCTGGATGCCGAGTCGGTCGCCGTGATCGGCAACGGCAACGTCGCCCTCGACGTCGCCCGGATGCTGGCCAAGCACGCCGAAGACCTGCTCGTCACCGAGGTTCCGGCCAACGTCTACGAGGGACTCAAGGCGAGTCGGGTCACCGACGTGCACGTCTTCGGACGTCGTGGCCCCGCACAGGTGAAGTTCACCCCGCTGGAGCTGCGCGAGCTCGGCGAGCTGCGCGACGTCGACATGGTCGTCTACGACGAGGACTTCGACTACGACGAGGCTTCGAAGGATGCTGTCGCCAGCAACAAGCAGGTCATGGTCATCGACCGCGTCCTGCAGTCGTGGCGCAAGCGCGATTCGGTGAACAACGCCGGTGGCACGGCATCCCGTCGCCTGCACCTGCACTTCTGGGCGCGTCCAGTCGAGATCCGCACGGATGAAGACGGCCGGGTCGCCGCACTCGTCTACGAGCGCACGCAGCCCGATGATGAGGGCGCTGCCGTCGGAACCGGCGAGATGCGTGAGGTTCCGATCCAAGCCCTGTACCGGGCCATCGGCTACTTCGGATCCCCGCTTCCCGGTGTGCCCTTCGACAAGAAGCACGGCGTCATCCCGAACCGCGAGGGACAGGTGCTCGCCAAGGACTCCAACCAGCGTGTGCCCGGCATCTACGCGACCGGCTGGATCAAGCGCGGACCGGTCGGACTGATCGGCCACACCAAGTCCGACGCGATGGAGACCGTCCGTCACATCATCAACGACCAGGGCTCCTGGTGGCACCCGGAGGAGCCGTCGGAGGCGGCGATCCCGGCACTGCTGGCGGAGCGTGGCGTGCAGTGGACCGACCTTCAGGGCTGGCATCGCCTCGACGAGCACGAGGTCGCCCTGGGGGCACCCGAGGAGCGGGCGCGCGTCAAGGTCGTACCGCGCGACGAGATGGTGCGCATCTCTCGCGGCGAGTAG
- a CDS encoding alpha/beta hydrolase — protein MADWIPDVLGDEFEQLTLELDDDTEGPVVATLVRALPVEATWWQRLQGQRRLLDGVDVLYVHGWSDYFFQKTLARFWTSRGARFFALDLRKYGRSLRDGQTPGYIADLATYDEDIAAALEAMGRGTDAGASGRRLVLFGHSTGGLILSLWASRHRGVADAVILNSPWLEFQIAPARAAIAPMVELQARLRPLDVAPQVDLGFYTRAQQEVADPDDPMDVNPLWRPAQTMAVHAGWLHAILSGHKAVDAGLAIDAPVCTLLSARSATPTRWSEDLTSADTVLVVDDIARAALKLGSSVTVERIDGALHDVFLSRRDARQDAYVRLDRWAKGWVAARR, from the coding sequence ATGGCCGATTGGATTCCGGATGTGCTCGGGGACGAGTTCGAGCAGTTGACGCTCGAACTCGACGACGACACCGAAGGGCCGGTCGTCGCGACGCTCGTGCGTGCGCTGCCGGTCGAGGCGACCTGGTGGCAGCGCCTGCAGGGGCAGCGACGTCTGCTCGACGGTGTCGACGTGCTGTACGTGCACGGCTGGTCCGACTACTTCTTCCAGAAGACACTCGCTCGGTTCTGGACATCACGCGGTGCCCGCTTCTTCGCCCTCGACCTGCGCAAGTACGGCCGCAGCCTGCGCGACGGTCAGACGCCGGGATACATCGCCGACCTCGCCACCTACGACGAGGACATCGCGGCGGCGCTGGAAGCCATGGGACGCGGGACGGATGCCGGGGCATCCGGTCGTCGACTGGTGCTGTTCGGGCACTCGACCGGGGGGTTGATCCTGAGCCTGTGGGCATCTCGCCATCGCGGAGTCGCCGACGCCGTGATCCTGAACAGTCCGTGGCTGGAGTTCCAGATCGCACCGGCGAGGGCGGCCATCGCGCCGATGGTCGAGCTGCAGGCGCGGCTGCGTCCACTCGACGTCGCACCCCAGGTCGATCTCGGCTTCTACACCCGTGCGCAGCAGGAGGTCGCCGACCCGGATGACCCGATGGACGTGAATCCGCTGTGGCGCCCTGCGCAGACGATGGCCGTGCACGCCGGATGGCTGCATGCGATCCTCAGCGGGCACAAGGCGGTCGACGCCGGTCTCGCGATCGACGCTCCGGTCTGCACGCTGCTCTCGGCGCGCAGCGCGACGCCGACGCGGTGGTCAGAAGATCTCACCTCGGCCGACACCGTGCTCGTCGTCGACGACATCGCGCGAGCCGCGCTCAAGCTCGGGTCTTCGGTCACGGTGGAGCGTATCGATGGCGCGCTGCACGACGTGTTCCTCTCCCGGCGTGATGCGAGGCAAGACGCCTACGTCCGGCTCGATCGTTGGGCGAAGGGGTGGGTCGCCGCTCGTCGCTAG
- a CDS encoding Pr6Pr family membrane protein, translating into MTMTDTSTRPIRTRATVFAILRLAVVALVVTAIVATFFDTATRATINPFNFFGFFTMQSNIITAVVLLLAAVATLTGRTQKPGLVLARACATTYIVVVGIVYNTLLTGLEGGVSLEWANWVLHVAFPIYAAVDWVFFGDRAALPWKQLWVALIYPAVWIAVVLIRGATDGWVPYPFLDPATGYGTVAIYCVAILVVIIVVAALVFAVSRMRKAKP; encoded by the coding sequence ATGACGATGACCGACACCTCGACGCGACCGATCAGAACCCGCGCGACCGTTTTCGCGATTCTGAGACTCGCCGTCGTCGCCCTCGTGGTGACCGCGATCGTCGCGACCTTCTTCGACACGGCGACCCGGGCCACGATCAACCCGTTCAACTTCTTCGGGTTCTTCACCATGCAGAGCAACATCATCACCGCTGTCGTGCTGCTGCTCGCGGCCGTGGCAACCCTCACCGGACGCACGCAGAAGCCGGGGCTCGTGCTCGCGCGCGCGTGCGCGACGACCTACATCGTGGTCGTGGGCATCGTCTACAACACTCTGCTCACCGGCCTGGAAGGCGGTGTCTCGCTGGAATGGGCGAACTGGGTGCTCCACGTCGCGTTCCCGATCTACGCCGCGGTCGACTGGGTCTTCTTCGGCGATCGCGCAGCTCTGCCGTGGAAGCAGCTCTGGGTCGCGCTGATCTACCCGGCGGTCTGGATCGCCGTGGTCCTCATCCGTGGAGCGACCGACGGCTGGGTGCCCTACCCGTTCCTCGACCCGGCCACCGGCTATGGGACCGTCGCGATCTACTGCGTCGCGATCCTCGTCGTGATCATCGTGGTGGCGGCGCTCGTCTTCGCCGTCAGCCGGATGCGCAAGGCGAAGCCCTAG
- a CDS encoding YajQ family cyclic di-GMP-binding protein encodes MADSSFDIVSKVDHQEAENALNQARKEIEQRYDFKGTGASIAWSGESILIIANTEERAKAVLDVFQTKLIKRGISLKSLESGDPFASGKEFRIVSTMKDGISSENAKKIGKLIRDEGPKGVKSQIQGDELRVQSKSRDDLQAVISLLKGADLDVDLQFINYR; translated from the coding sequence ATGGCTGACAGCTCCTTTGACATCGTCTCGAAAGTGGACCACCAAGAGGCAGAGAACGCCCTGAATCAGGCCCGCAAGGAGATCGAGCAGCGCTACGACTTCAAGGGAACCGGCGCGTCCATCGCGTGGAGCGGCGAATCGATCCTGATCATCGCGAACACCGAGGAGCGCGCCAAGGCCGTCCTCGACGTGTTCCAGACGAAGCTCATCAAGCGCGGGATCTCGCTGAAGAGCCTCGAGTCCGGTGACCCCTTCGCCAGCGGCAAGGAGTTCCGCATCGTCTCGACGATGAAAGACGGCATCTCCTCCGAGAACGCGAAGAAGATCGGCAAGCTGATCCGCGACGAAGGCCCCAAGGGCGTGAAGAGCCAGATCCAGGGCGACGAGCTGCGCGTGCAGTCCAAGAGCCGCGACGATCTGCAGGCCGTGATCTCGCTGCTCAAGGGCGCGGATCTCGACGTCGACCTCCAGTTCATCAACTACCGCTGA
- a CDS encoding maltose ABC transporter substrate-binding protein: protein MKVNKRGIVAFGAIAMISTLTLAGCSTGSSDDGASDGDKASALTVWVDAERVDALQGAADAYEEKTGVKVELVGKSVDDMKDDFIQQVPTGKGPDVVMGAHDWLGELSTNGVVAPLELGDSASDYLPVAVQAATYDGTVYMLPYAVENIAVLRNADLVPAAATSFDDMISKGKFVVEQGAEGNPYHLYPFQTAFGAPVFGTDESGSYDSADLQLGSEGGTAFASWLAAQGAAGTLNTDVDGEIAKQQFLDGTAAFWLTGPWNVGAAVDAGINVAIDPVPSPTSEAASPFAGVKGFFVSAESKNKVAANDFLVNYIGTEDVQLELFKAGNVLPALTAAADSAASDPIIAGFQSVGADAVPMPAIPAMGSVWQFWGVAEAAIINGSDPATTWQKLVDDVTAAIK, encoded by the coding sequence ATGAAGGTGAACAAGAGGGGCATCGTCGCCTTCGGCGCCATTGCCATGATTTCGACTCTGACGCTCGCCGGTTGCTCGACCGGATCCAGCGACGACGGCGCATCCGACGGAGACAAGGCCAGCGCGCTGACCGTCTGGGTCGACGCCGAGCGCGTGGACGCGCTGCAGGGCGCCGCGGACGCGTACGAGGAGAAGACCGGTGTCAAGGTCGAACTCGTCGGCAAGAGCGTCGATGACATGAAGGACGACTTCATCCAGCAGGTTCCGACCGGCAAGGGCCCCGACGTGGTCATGGGAGCGCACGACTGGCTGGGCGAACTGTCCACGAACGGCGTTGTCGCTCCGCTCGAGCTCGGCGACTCCGCATCCGACTACCTGCCTGTCGCTGTGCAGGCAGCCACGTACGACGGAACCGTCTACATGCTCCCCTACGCCGTCGAGAACATCGCGGTGCTCCGCAACGCGGACCTCGTCCCCGCGGCAGCGACCAGCTTCGATGACATGATCTCGAAGGGCAAGTTCGTCGTCGAGCAGGGCGCCGAGGGCAACCCGTACCACCTCTACCCCTTCCAGACGGCTTTCGGTGCTCCGGTCTTCGGCACGGACGAGTCCGGCAGCTACGACTCCGCTGACCTGCAGCTCGGCAGCGAGGGTGGCACGGCCTTCGCCAGCTGGCTCGCAGCTCAGGGTGCGGCAGGCACGCTGAACACCGATGTCGACGGTGAGATCGCCAAGCAGCAGTTCCTCGACGGCACGGCGGCTTTCTGGCTGACCGGCCCGTGGAACGTCGGCGCAGCAGTCGACGCCGGCATCAACGTGGCGATCGACCCCGTGCCGAGCCCGACCAGCGAGGCGGCCTCGCCGTTCGCCGGCGTGAAGGGCTTCTTCGTCAGCGCCGAGTCCAAGAACAAGGTCGCCGCGAACGACTTCCTCGTCAACTACATCGGCACCGAGGACGTCCAGCTCGAGCTGTTCAAGGCCGGCAACGTCCTGCCCGCGCTGACGGCTGCGGCCGACTCCGCGGCATCCGACCCGATCATCGCCGGCTTCCAGTCCGTCGGCGCCGACGCCGTCCCGATGCCGGCCATCCCCGCGATGGGTTCGGTCTGGCAGTTCTGGGGCGTCGCAGAGGCAGCGATCATCAACGGCTCCGACCCGGCGACGACGTGGCAGAAGCTCGTCGACGACGTGACGGCCGCCATCAAGTAA
- a CDS encoding ABC transporter permease subunit, with amino-acid sequence MTDTTETTAPPTKRQRQAAQIAEAASGPIGWMLLKILLLAVVDAIALYAVFVLFGHQEWVLLGLVVAVTVLVNYIYFSRKRVPAKYLTPGIIFLLIFQVFTLVYTGYIGFTNYGTGHNGTKDQAISALLAKSQERVEDSPTYPVKVVEQFGTYGLLATDPETGDALLGTNEQPLQEVDAEFEGGQAVSVDGWTTLPLATVFTLSEELENLAVPFSDDPNDGSLRAADGQKGNLYVSTLEYDADADTITDTSDDVVYSDVGSGAFTAEDGTEMLPGWQTTVGFDNFVRAVTDESIRGPLISVTVWTFVFALLSVATTFFLGLLLALVFNNTRMRFRNGYRIIMILPYAFPAFLSALVWAGMMNESFGFINQVIFGGAQIPWLTDPALAKVSVLLVNLWLGFPYMFLVCMGALQGIPEDVNEAAVMDGANPWQVFRRIKLPLLLVTVAPLLISSFAFNFNNFNLIYMLTKGGPRFEDVSIPVGHTDILISMVYKVAFTGQNRDYGLASAFTILIFIVVATISVISFRKTKALEELN; translated from the coding sequence ATGACAGACACCACTGAGACCACGGCGCCTCCCACCAAGAGGCAGCGCCAGGCCGCACAGATCGCCGAGGCCGCATCCGGTCCGATCGGCTGGATGCTGCTGAAGATCCTGCTGCTGGCGGTCGTCGACGCGATCGCTCTCTACGCGGTCTTCGTCCTCTTCGGCCATCAGGAATGGGTGCTCCTCGGCCTCGTCGTCGCCGTCACCGTCCTGGTCAACTACATCTACTTCTCGCGCAAGCGCGTGCCGGCGAAGTACCTCACGCCCGGCATCATCTTCCTGCTGATCTTCCAGGTGTTCACGCTCGTCTACACGGGCTACATCGGCTTCACGAACTACGGCACCGGGCACAACGGCACCAAGGATCAGGCGATCTCCGCGCTCCTCGCCAAGTCTCAGGAGCGCGTCGAGGACTCGCCGACCTACCCGGTCAAGGTCGTCGAGCAGTTCGGCACCTACGGTCTTCTCGCCACCGACCCGGAAACGGGTGACGCTCTGCTCGGTACCAACGAGCAGCCCCTCCAGGAGGTCGACGCCGAATTCGAAGGCGGGCAGGCCGTCTCCGTCGACGGCTGGACCACACTGCCGCTCGCGACCGTCTTCACCCTCTCCGAGGAGCTGGAGAACCTCGCGGTGCCGTTCAGCGACGACCCCAACGACGGCAGCCTCCGAGCGGCAGACGGGCAGAAGGGCAACCTCTACGTCTCGACGCTCGAGTACGACGCGGATGCGGACACCATCACCGACACCAGTGACGACGTCGTGTACTCCGACGTCGGGTCCGGTGCATTCACCGCCGAAGACGGCACCGAGATGCTTCCCGGCTGGCAGACCACCGTCGGTTTCGACAACTTCGTCCGCGCCGTGACAGACGAATCGATTCGTGGACCGCTCATCTCGGTGACGGTCTGGACCTTTGTCTTCGCCCTGCTCTCCGTGGCGACCACGTTCTTCCTCGGCCTCCTGCTCGCGCTGGTGTTCAACAACACGCGGATGCGATTCCGCAACGGATACCGGATCATCATGATCCTTCCCTATGCGTTCCCGGCGTTCCTCTCCGCCCTCGTCTGGGCCGGCATGATGAACGAGAGCTTCGGCTTCATCAATCAGGTCATCTTCGGGGGAGCGCAGATCCCGTGGCTCACCGACCCGGCCCTGGCCAAGGTGTCTGTGCTGCTCGTGAACCTGTGGCTCGGCTTCCCCTACATGTTCCTCGTCTGCATGGGCGCGCTGCAGGGCATCCCCGAGGATGTGAACGAGGCGGCCGTCATGGACGGCGCCAACCCGTGGCAGGTCTTCCGTCGCATCAAGCTGCCGCTGCTGCTGGTGACGGTCGCCCCGCTGCTGATCTCGTCGTTCGCGTTCAACTTCAACAACTTCAACCTGATCTACATGCTCACCAAGGGCGGGCCGCGCTTCGAAGACGTGAGCATCCCCGTCGGGCACACCGACATCCTGATCTCGATGGTCTACAAGGTGGCCTTCACCGGCCAGAATCGCGACTACGGTCTGGCCTCCGCCTTCACCATCCTGATCTTCATCGTGGTGGCGACGATCTCGGTCATCAGTTTCCGCAAGACCAAGGCCCTCGAGGAGCTGAACTGA
- a CDS encoding sugar ABC transporter permease: MSTSSPATVEQRLAPRRRSFGAWFADTGWRHLVAIVVSAFALFPLLYVLSASLNPKGTLTGSNRLFSAIGIDSYVRILSDPQNPYGLWFLNTLIIAVITGGATVFIGALAAYAFSRMRFAGRRIGLVTIVVVQMFPQLLAVVAIFLLMSTLGDWFPAIGLNTHTGLILVYLGGALGVNTYLMYGFFNTLPMELDEAARIDGAGHARIFFTMILPLVAPILAVVALLSFIGTVNEYVIASVILGDVEQQTLVVGLTKLVANPRYADWSAFSAGAVMAAIPVMILFLFLQRYIVGGLTAGSVK; encoded by the coding sequence ATGAGCACTTCCAGCCCCGCCACCGTCGAGCAACGCCTCGCCCCGCGTCGCCGCAGCTTCGGCGCCTGGTTCGCCGACACCGGATGGCGCCACCTGGTCGCCATCGTGGTGAGCGCGTTCGCGCTCTTCCCGCTGCTGTACGTGCTGTCGGCTTCGCTCAACCCGAAGGGCACGCTGACCGGATCCAACCGGCTGTTCTCCGCCATCGGCATCGACAGCTACGTGCGCATCCTCAGTGATCCGCAGAACCCCTACGGGCTGTGGTTCCTGAACACGCTGATCATCGCCGTCATCACCGGCGGCGCGACCGTCTTCATCGGCGCGCTGGCCGCATATGCCTTCTCGCGCATGCGCTTCGCCGGCCGTCGTATCGGCCTCGTCACGATCGTCGTCGTGCAGATGTTCCCGCAGCTGCTCGCCGTCGTCGCGATCTTCCTGCTCATGTCGACCCTCGGGGACTGGTTTCCGGCGATCGGCCTGAACACGCACACCGGCCTCATCCTGGTCTACCTCGGTGGCGCGCTCGGCGTGAACACCTATCTCATGTACGGCTTCTTCAACACGCTGCCGATGGAGCTCGACGAGGCGGCGCGCATCGACGGCGCCGGGCACGCGCGGATCTTCTTCACCATGATCCTGCCGCTGGTGGCGCCGATCCTCGCGGTGGTCGCACTGCTGTCTTTCATCGGCACGGTCAACGAATACGTGATCGCCAGCGTCATCCTCGGCGATGTCGAACAGCAGACGCTGGTCGTCGGTCTTACTAAGCTCGTCGCGAATCCGCGTTACGCCGACTGGTCGGCGTTCTCGGCCGGCGCGGTCATGGCCGCAATCCCGGTGATGATCCTGTTCCTCTTCCTGCAGCGGTACATCGTCGGCGGGCTGACAGCGGGGTCCGTGAAGTAG